One part of the Terrimicrobium sacchariphilum genome encodes these proteins:
- a CDS encoding transglutaminase family protein — translation MKLDAGCEMVLETKAEVAAVVMLMPQSGEAQTVLQSEIEVTPAISHHDYRDAFGNICRRLVFPAGRSTLRATCTAEVSDEIDVNPQAGFTLAQDLPDDVLQYLLPSRFVESDLLVKKAHKVVKPGFFNKIEPGYQQAEAIRDWIFRKLKYKYGASGPTTSAVDTAKKREGVCRDFTHLGISLCRALRIPARMVVGYLHTLDPMDLHAWFEAFVGGRWYTFDATQKVAKGNRIVIAYGRDAADVAQITEFGPMQTVSMKVWVTPR, via the coding sequence ATGAAGCTCGATGCGGGGTGTGAAATGGTACTGGAAACAAAGGCGGAAGTGGCGGCGGTCGTGATGTTGATGCCGCAGAGCGGGGAGGCGCAAACCGTTCTGCAGAGCGAAATTGAAGTCACTCCCGCCATCTCCCATCACGACTATCGGGATGCATTTGGAAACATTTGCCGCCGACTGGTCTTCCCCGCGGGACGCAGCACGCTGCGGGCAACCTGCACGGCGGAAGTGTCGGACGAAATCGATGTCAATCCCCAAGCCGGGTTTACCCTCGCCCAGGATTTGCCTGATGATGTCCTCCAGTATCTGCTGCCGAGTCGCTTTGTGGAATCGGACCTGCTTGTGAAGAAGGCTCACAAGGTGGTGAAGCCGGGATTTTTCAACAAGATCGAGCCGGGTTATCAACAAGCGGAGGCAATTCGGGACTGGATCTTCCGGAAGCTGAAATACAAATACGGCGCGAGCGGTCCAACCACATCCGCCGTGGATACCGCGAAAAAGCGCGAAGGCGTCTGCCGCGACTTTACGCATCTGGGCATCTCTCTCTGTCGGGCGCTGCGCATACCGGCCCGCATGGTGGTGGGATATCTTCACACGCTCGATCCCATGGACCTGCATGCCTGGTTTGAGGCGTTCGTCGGCGGTCGGTGGTACACATTTGACGCCACCCAGAAGGTCGCCAAGGGAAATCGCATCGTGATCGCCTATGGGCGCGATGCCGCTGACGTGGCGCAGATCACCGAGTTTGGACCCATGCAGACGGTGTCCATGAAGGTCTGGGTGACGCCGCGATAA
- a CDS encoding beta strand repeat-containing protein codes for MKTFPPSAKSAPLSSLAKSGLLKRSLALSVAAGLFSAAGGLAATNTWIGNNSVNWSDPLNWSLGVIPTTGSTVVFGPSGSAGMTITGPSSAITLGGLNADGLVFAATANPPPPGTTYAYTLNNNAAGPITLNSTGTGIAIKDLSLNAQQVNSNLTMTGGDQIIQVGEATGAQLSVLATGGAIDAGSNRLIKEGVGTWYLRGAGNKSGGFTINNGALQFQTENRFASIATTNASFFTLNGGVLRWATNGVDTLDAKRGITLGAKGGTFSVVNTGASASYTNAPIYNGVIAGSTAFTKSGNAWLSLGGQNTYTGATQINQGALILNFGAATAPASNIINSSSNLVMGSMVGTIDFGYGSTLGGTSIAANPTLFIQAGTSGGTQTFNGFSVEAGGNNVVGRGNGASSATLDVGEIVRKKGGTVAFSSLTDGAGGLGSGLFKTSSANVNGILGGWATIGSATTGTAAVTSTDWASVDGSGNIVAYTGYSDITYNAAISSSAVSNVRITGSTAGSATLGGATITDVNTIQSKNTLAQTIAFGSSQTLRLGASGAIWNQSTAAMTLGSGVSGGFLTAGGADNTAGDLTLISTGGALSIYSRITNNGTGVVSVTKSGTGGLNLYGANTYSGGTYISGGTVTVGNASAFGTGDVYLLPESKLAVNYVGSTGISNNFYIGSSAAQDLGGKAFSGTFTLAASNISITGASGSVLAGKITGDFGLGISSGSSISSIRLSNTTNDFSGGLSVSVAGSNATTLQLGASEVISNGVAKGNVLINGGGSAGVATLDLNGFNETINGLISGANYTRAVVTNSSGTQSTLTLGDYDQSATFAGAITSNLAITKIGAGVQIFSGANTYSGATTINNGILQAGVATVDGVSGAFGLGSAVSLADTAGAALALNGFNTRIGSLAGGGSTGGNVTLGSATLTTGNSSNTQYAGVISGTGGFVKVGSGTQILSGVNTYTGATTVSAGSLIIGVGGSGSLASGNVTVQSGATLGGSGTINGATTIQAGGTLSPGNSPGVLTQSAGLTLNTGSSFTFELAANTTAGRGTNFDGVNVTGGTLTIESGVAFNVVFNSLGYTVDFSSGFWDGSQSWLVFSNANLPSTVAGIFDLGTVSNDSLGQSFSTTGGSLAFSQVGNDIYLNYTAVPEPGTWALLGLAGVAWLIIHRRRRMAA; via the coding sequence ATGAAAACCTTTCCCCCGTCAGCCAAGTCGGCTCCCTTGTCTTCCCTCGCCAAGTCAGGATTGTTGAAGCGCAGCCTCGCTCTTTCGGTCGCGGCGGGACTTTTCTCGGCCGCCGGTGGGTTGGCCGCGACGAATACCTGGATCGGCAACAACAGCGTGAACTGGTCGGATCCGCTGAACTGGTCGCTGGGAGTAATCCCGACAACGGGTTCGACAGTGGTATTCGGCCCATCGGGCTCGGCTGGAATGACCATCACGGGGCCGTCCTCGGCTATCACCCTCGGCGGGCTTAATGCTGACGGGTTGGTGTTTGCCGCCACGGCAAATCCGCCCCCACCGGGAACCACGTATGCGTATACATTGAATAATAACGCCGCGGGTCCGATCACGCTCAACAGCACGGGTACGGGAATCGCCATCAAGGACCTTTCTCTCAACGCCCAGCAGGTTAACTCGAACCTTACCATGACGGGGGGAGACCAGATTATTCAAGTGGGTGAGGCTACGGGAGCGCAGTTGTCCGTTCTGGCTACCGGCGGAGCAATCGATGCAGGAAGCAATCGGCTGATAAAAGAAGGTGTGGGAACGTGGTATCTTCGTGGTGCCGGGAACAAGTCGGGTGGTTTCACCATTAACAATGGTGCGCTTCAGTTCCAGACGGAGAATCGCTTCGCTTCAATCGCCACCACGAACGCTTCATTCTTTACCCTGAACGGTGGTGTTTTGCGTTGGGCGACCAACGGAGTGGACACTCTGGATGCAAAACGCGGAATCACCCTTGGAGCGAAGGGGGGAACATTCTCGGTTGTAAATACTGGCGCAAGCGCAAGCTATACCAATGCTCCCATCTACAATGGTGTCATCGCGGGATCGACGGCCTTCACCAAATCTGGCAATGCATGGTTGAGCCTCGGTGGGCAAAATACCTACACTGGCGCTACTCAGATCAATCAAGGCGCGCTGATTCTGAACTTCGGCGCAGCCACGGCACCTGCTTCGAATATTATCAACAGTAGCAGCAATCTTGTGATGGGGAGCATGGTTGGGACGATCGACTTTGGATACGGATCGACTCTGGGAGGAACGAGCATCGCTGCAAACCCCACGCTGTTCATTCAGGCTGGAACCTCTGGGGGAACTCAGACCTTTAATGGCTTTTCCGTTGAGGCGGGTGGAAATAACGTAGTCGGTCGCGGAAATGGAGCCTCCAGCGCAACTCTGGATGTTGGAGAGATAGTCCGCAAAAAAGGTGGCACTGTGGCGTTCTCCTCCCTGACCGATGGTGCTGGCGGACTAGGAAGCGGGTTGTTCAAGACCTCCAGCGCCAATGTGAACGGAATCCTTGGTGGATGGGCTACGATCGGCTCGGCTACCACGGGAACCGCCGCTGTGACGAGCACGGATTGGGCTTCAGTTGACGGCAGTGGAAACATTGTTGCGTACACGGGTTACTCGGACATCACCTATAACGCCGCAATCTCCAGTTCTGCGGTGAGTAATGTCAGGATTACCGGGTCGACGGCGGGTTCGGCAACTCTCGGCGGAGCCACAATCACCGACGTGAATACGATTCAGTCGAAGAATACTTTAGCGCAGACTATTGCGTTTGGAAGCTCACAGACGCTTCGCCTCGGGGCTAGCGGTGCTATCTGGAATCAAAGCACCGCCGCGATGACCCTGGGCAGTGGTGTCTCAGGCGGGTTCCTTACAGCAGGCGGAGCCGATAATACTGCAGGCGATCTCACGCTCATCTCCACAGGCGGTGCGTTATCCATATATTCCCGCATCACGAACAATGGTACGGGCGTGGTAAGTGTCACGAAATCTGGTACAGGGGGGCTGAACCTTTATGGAGCGAACACCTATTCCGGTGGAACCTATATTAGTGGAGGCACGGTCACGGTTGGTAATGCTTCCGCTTTTGGAACTGGTGACGTCTACTTGCTTCCCGAGTCCAAGCTCGCCGTGAACTATGTCGGGAGCACTGGGATTTCGAATAATTTCTACATTGGATCAAGTGCTGCCCAGGATCTCGGAGGCAAGGCGTTTAGCGGAACCTTCACTCTGGCGGCGTCAAACATATCCATTACAGGTGCAAGCGGCAGTGTGCTTGCTGGAAAGATTACAGGGGACTTTGGGCTGGGTATCAGCAGCGGCAGCAGCATTAGCTCTATTCGTCTATCCAATACGACTAATGATTTTTCGGGAGGACTGAGTGTTTCTGTAGCAGGTTCCAATGCAACGACACTGCAGCTTGGTGCGAGTGAGGTTATTTCAAATGGTGTCGCCAAGGGAAACGTGCTCATCAACGGAGGTGGCTCGGCTGGCGTGGCTACTCTCGATCTCAATGGATTCAATGAGACGATCAATGGTCTGATTTCCGGAGCAAATTACACTCGGGCGGTTGTGACGAACTCTTCCGGCACGCAGTCCACGTTGACGCTAGGAGATTATGATCAGTCGGCAACGTTTGCCGGTGCAATAACGAGCAATCTCGCCATCACCAAGATCGGGGCGGGCGTTCAGATATTCTCCGGTGCCAACACCTACTCCGGTGCCACGACGATCAATAACGGCATCCTGCAGGCAGGTGTGGCTACGGTGGATGGCGTGAGCGGAGCCTTCGGCCTTGGCTCGGCGGTTTCGCTGGCCGATACGGCAGGCGCAGCGCTTGCATTGAACGGATTCAATACCCGCATCGGTTCGCTGGCTGGCGGCGGTTCTACGGGAGGTAATGTAACGCTTGGCTCAGCCACGCTGACCACCGGGAATTCGTCGAATACCCAGTATGCGGGTGTGATCTCCGGCACAGGCGGGTTTGTGAAGGTCGGTTCCGGCACCCAGATCCTGAGCGGAGTCAATACATATACTGGCGCGACGACGGTCAGCGCGGGTTCGCTCATCATCGGTGTGGGCGGTTCGGGCAGCCTCGCCAGCGGCAACGTGACGGTCCAAAGCGGGGCGACCCTCGGCGGCAGCGGTACGATCAACGGGGCGACGACGATCCAGGCGGGCGGCACGCTTTCCCCGGGCAACAGCCCTGGCGTTCTCACCCAGTCGGCGGGACTTACGCTTAATACGGGATCGAGCTTCACCTTTGAACTTGCAGCCAATACGACGGCGGGCCGAGGCACCAACTTTGACGGTGTGAACGTCACGGGCGGCACGCTGACGATCGAGAGTGGTGTGGCCTTCAACGTGGTCTTCAACAGCCTGGGCTACACGGTCGATTTTTCGAGCGGATTCTGGGACGGCAGCCAGAGCTGGCTCGTGTTCAGCAATGCCAACCTTCCCTCGACGGTGGCTGGTATCTTCGACCTCGGCACGGTCTCAAACGACTCGCTCGGCCAGAGCTTCTCGACGACTGGCGGATCGCTCGCCTTTAGTCAGGTGGGCAACGATATCTACCTGAACTACACGGCGGTTCCAGAGCCCGGGACGTGGGCGCTGCTCGGGCTGGCCGGAGTGGCGTGGCTGATCATTCATCGCCGCCGCCGCATGGCTGCATAA
- a CDS encoding AAA family ATPase produces the protein MESFLREFQAEAGRALIDRERELELALCCFVSGGNLLIEDTPGVGKTTLVKVMARLLGLDFKRVQFTNDLLPADILGSQVFDASRQSFSFHRGPIFAQLVLGDELNRASPRTQSAVLQAMDEHEVTIEGQTYELPEPFFFVGTQNPHEQIGTALLPESQVDRFLMRIALGTPERSTQRKLLERHRKMAGGATFDFHSLRVLVTPEQLAGWQRSAAAVHVSEAVSEYILDLFDGAHGRGWVLSPRASLGLQRAGQARAFLNGREYVLPDDIQEVFLPVTTHRLAQFSRVPGDPREAASMARTLLEQTRSR, from the coding sequence ATGGAGTCTTTTCTGCGAGAATTTCAGGCGGAGGCCGGCCGGGCCTTGATCGATCGGGAAAGGGAGTTGGAACTGGCCCTCTGCTGTTTTGTCTCCGGGGGCAATCTGCTCATCGAGGACACCCCGGGAGTGGGCAAGACCACACTGGTGAAGGTGATGGCTCGGCTGCTCGGGCTGGATTTCAAGCGTGTGCAGTTTACCAACGACCTCCTCCCCGCCGACATCCTTGGCAGCCAGGTCTTCGACGCCAGTCGCCAGAGCTTCTCATTTCATCGCGGGCCGATTTTTGCCCAGCTCGTCCTGGGTGACGAACTGAATCGAGCTTCACCTCGCACCCAAAGCGCCGTGCTGCAAGCCATGGATGAGCACGAGGTGACAATCGAGGGGCAGACGTATGAACTGCCCGAGCCGTTCTTTTTTGTCGGAACGCAGAATCCGCACGAGCAGATCGGCACGGCCTTGCTCCCCGAGTCTCAGGTGGATCGATTTCTCATGCGCATCGCCCTCGGCACGCCGGAACGGAGCACGCAGCGTAAACTCCTTGAACGTCATCGCAAGATGGCTGGCGGGGCGACATTTGACTTTCACAGCCTGCGAGTTCTCGTGACACCTGAGCAGTTGGCGGGATGGCAGCGTAGTGCGGCTGCAGTGCATGTGTCGGAGGCGGTTTCGGAATACATCCTCGACCTTTTCGATGGCGCGCACGGTCGCGGGTGGGTGCTTTCTCCTCGAGCGAGCCTCGGTTTGCAGCGGGCGGGTCAGGCGAGGGCGTTTCTGAATGGCCGCGAGTACGTGCTGCCGGATGATATTCAGGAGGTTTTTCTGCCTGTGACCACGCACCGGCTGGCCCAGTTTTCCCGTGTGCCAGGTGATCCTCGAGAGGCTGCCTCCATGGCGCGGACGCTGCTGGAGCAGACACGTTCGCGGTAG
- a CDS encoding DUF58 domain-containing protein, with product MAKRIRERIYIVPRWPGIGFALVVLLIFALGFAFIGSRELTHILGISLVVAGLVVLIQSNDNVRGLEIIGCRSVPSPAGEPPVLEVSVRNAAARERIGLHVRKAIPWHKAWRLQPTGAWLPIIEPGQSLVVRLPLDPVARGRHPVPRLWVASVMPFGLCFAWKEFAPGGEYFVYPKPQGITLEERNLAGEGDLQGNGAGGDDVSGHRPYEAGDLLSRMDWRVFARTGKMVVRTLDEGGSGEVVLRWRDTAFLDDPEARLEQLSCWMAQCMREARPFHLDLSPVRGEINGRNLSTCQEALATFPGGAA from the coding sequence ATGGCAAAGCGCATCCGCGAACGCATTTACATCGTTCCGCGTTGGCCAGGGATCGGCTTTGCCTTGGTGGTCTTGCTGATCTTTGCCTTGGGTTTTGCCTTCATCGGCAGCCGCGAGTTGACCCATATCCTCGGCATCTCACTCGTCGTGGCGGGATTGGTCGTGCTCATCCAGAGCAATGACAATGTCCGCGGACTGGAGATCATCGGATGCCGGTCGGTGCCGAGTCCGGCAGGAGAGCCTCCGGTGCTGGAGGTATCGGTGCGAAACGCGGCGGCTCGTGAGCGCATCGGACTCCATGTGCGCAAGGCAATCCCGTGGCACAAGGCGTGGCGGCTGCAGCCGACGGGCGCCTGGCTGCCGATCATCGAGCCAGGACAGAGTCTGGTCGTGAGGCTGCCACTGGACCCGGTCGCTCGCGGCCGGCATCCTGTGCCTCGTCTCTGGGTGGCCAGCGTAATGCCATTTGGGTTGTGTTTCGCGTGGAAGGAATTTGCGCCCGGAGGCGAGTACTTCGTTTATCCGAAGCCTCAAGGGATAACTCTGGAAGAGCGAAACCTGGCTGGAGAGGGGGATCTGCAAGGTAATGGCGCGGGCGGCGATGATGTGAGCGGGCACCGGCCCTATGAGGCGGGAGATTTGCTATCGCGGATGGACTGGCGTGTATTTGCCCGTACCGGCAAGATGGTCGTGCGCACCTTGGATGAGGGGGGGAGCGGGGAGGTCGTGCTCCGCTGGCGGGACACGGCATTTCTTGACGACCCGGAGGCGCGGCTGGAGCAACTAAGCTGCTGGATGGCTCAATGCATGCGCGAGGCGCGCCCCTTTCATCTCGATCTTTCTCCCGTACGAGGGGAAATCAATGGACGCAATCTCTCAACCTGCCAGGAGGCGCTGGCGACCTTCCCGGGAGGTGCGGCATGA
- a CDS encoding transglutaminase family protein, which produces MNEVQERRERHLGWVLAGALTIHLIILVPRGPVMLAALAALLTGAILRQRQTHLPAWLVRVALVLGAIGVFIDQDYFRLASTLGDFGAIVGALLLLRPVTPQRGMRVLLCMLVLLASAILRPYPTVGATFVVIDVIVFLLLAEQIHRPAEATVSLWVAVSRSLRVVVPVGIIVTAIFWAFPNLSDYSPKVWSGFSGSGVLNPGSIAEVAQSRRVALVARFAPNQEIPKPSELYWRGQVLEVSGGMTWARFSREIERDRLLLPSMPPSEAGHFHYRQELAANRSGIVAVLDHALYVSARRDDQDVVVMDLGGSVLQAVGGGQLAMDVVSTSSPMPDAPLAALAEGSLTVPKNVRNDPKVKAVLDEIFRPSMDTPARMQAVAKFFRKGGFRYTQRPGRTDDLGNFLTAQKRGFCEHYAAAGATLLRLGGVPARIVTGYRGGTWNPWMRTITVRDSDAHAWVEAWDSSRALWVRFDPTDFVAPQLAGGIAREMDSSMWPWYRTGASYLAATVATSMENVEEAWSRLTSSQAWEHVDVMIFIALVGIAFIWLLRNLRARRSARSENRVERLLVELEDIAARAARNRQISETPLAWLKRLEATASEEVEKDAIRQFSDAYEEGAYRESHAVDALVGRLKALKQELRRLWRRPAAVSR; this is translated from the coding sequence ATGAACGAAGTTCAGGAGCGCCGCGAGCGCCATCTCGGCTGGGTGCTGGCGGGTGCGCTGACGATTCACCTGATCATTCTCGTGCCGCGGGGTCCAGTGATGCTTGCGGCTTTGGCGGCTTTACTCACTGGTGCGATCCTGCGGCAGAGGCAAACTCATCTGCCGGCATGGCTGGTACGGGTGGCTCTGGTATTGGGCGCGATCGGTGTGTTTATCGATCAGGATTACTTTCGCCTGGCCAGTACTCTGGGAGATTTTGGGGCAATCGTCGGCGCGCTGCTTCTCCTGCGCCCGGTAACACCCCAGCGTGGAATGAGGGTGTTGCTCTGCATGCTGGTACTGCTGGCCAGCGCGATCCTCAGGCCGTATCCGACGGTCGGTGCGACATTCGTTGTCATCGATGTCATCGTGTTTTTGCTGCTGGCCGAGCAAATTCACCGACCAGCTGAGGCGACGGTGAGCTTGTGGGTGGCGGTCAGCCGGTCATTGCGGGTAGTGGTACCGGTGGGCATCATCGTCACAGCGATTTTCTGGGCTTTTCCCAATCTTTCAGATTACTCGCCCAAGGTGTGGTCGGGATTCTCCGGTAGCGGGGTGCTGAATCCCGGGAGCATCGCCGAGGTGGCGCAGTCGCGGCGCGTCGCCCTGGTGGCCCGGTTTGCTCCGAATCAGGAAATACCCAAGCCCTCCGAGCTTTACTGGCGCGGGCAGGTGCTCGAGGTCAGTGGCGGGATGACGTGGGCGAGATTCTCTCGGGAGATCGAGCGGGACCGCCTGTTACTACCCTCCATGCCACCCTCGGAGGCGGGGCATTTTCATTACCGGCAGGAACTCGCGGCAAATCGCTCCGGCATCGTGGCGGTGCTCGATCACGCTCTCTATGTCTCCGCCCGTCGTGACGATCAGGATGTCGTGGTAATGGATCTCGGCGGATCGGTGCTGCAGGCTGTCGGTGGGGGGCAACTGGCCATGGACGTCGTCTCGACCTCCAGCCCCATGCCGGATGCTCCTCTGGCTGCGCTGGCGGAGGGTTCGCTGACCGTTCCCAAGAATGTCCGGAACGATCCCAAGGTGAAGGCGGTTCTGGACGAGATTTTCCGTCCCTCCATGGACACTCCGGCCCGCATGCAGGCCGTGGCAAAGTTCTTCCGAAAAGGGGGCTTCCGCTATACGCAGCGACCCGGACGCACTGATGACCTGGGCAATTTCCTGACCGCACAAAAACGCGGCTTCTGCGAGCATTACGCTGCGGCTGGGGCGACCTTGCTGCGCCTCGGAGGCGTGCCCGCACGCATCGTTACAGGGTATCGCGGAGGGACGTGGAATCCCTGGATGCGCACGATCACTGTGCGCGACAGTGACGCCCATGCCTGGGTGGAGGCCTGGGACTCCTCGCGCGCGCTCTGGGTGCGCTTTGATCCCACGGATTTCGTTGCTCCGCAGCTCGCCGGAGGGATTGCACGGGAGATGGACTCCTCCATGTGGCCGTGGTACCGCACGGGAGCGAGCTACCTGGCAGCAACTGTCGCGACATCAATGGAGAATGTCGAGGAAGCCTGGTCCCGGCTGACCTCTTCCCAGGCGTGGGAGCACGTGGATGTGATGATCTTTATCGCTCTGGTGGGTATCGCCTTTATCTGGCTATTGCGTAATCTCCGGGCTCGCCGAAGCGCCCGCTCGGAGAACCGCGTCGAGCGGCTTTTGGTGGAACTCGAGGACATTGCGGCCCGGGCAGCACGTAATCGACAGATCTCGGAAACTCCGCTGGCCTGGCTGAAGCGGCTGGAGGCTACCGCGAGCGAGGAGGTGGAGAAAGATGCGATCCGCCAGTTCTCGGATGCGTACGAGGAAGGCGCGTATCGCGAAAGCCATGCGGTTGACGCGCTTGTCGGCCGGCTAAAGGCTTTGAAGCAGGAACTTCGGCGTCTCTGGCGACGTCCAGCAGCTGTCTCCCGGTAG
- the fabV gene encoding enoyl-ACP reductase FabV — MIITPKIRGFICTTAHPDGCAAHVQEQIAYVKSKPSLPNAPKRVLVVGSSTGYGLASRIVAAFGGGASTVGVFFEKEPVEKKTASAGWYNSAAFEEAALKEGLYAKSFNGDAFSNEMKQKVIETIKTDLGQIDMIVYSLASPRRTDPVTGEVFKSVLKPTGETFTNKNLNTDKKEIETVSIDPASPEEIAHTVKVMGGEDWQLWIDALENAGALAEGFKTVAYSYIGPELTWAIYTDGTIGRAKLDLEKTARDINGKFGAGTALVSVNKALVTQASSAIPVVPLYISILYKVMKAKGLHEGCIEQIERLFADHYCAPEGPKLDDAGRIRIDDWEMREDVQAEVRDAWKDVSTETIDAATDFAGYQKEFYRLFGFGLSGVDYAADVDPIRKIPSLG; from the coding sequence ATGATTATCACTCCCAAGATTCGCGGTTTTATCTGTACGACGGCTCATCCGGACGGCTGTGCGGCTCATGTCCAGGAGCAAATCGCGTACGTAAAGAGCAAACCCTCTCTACCCAACGCCCCCAAGCGCGTGCTCGTGGTCGGTTCCTCGACCGGGTACGGCCTGGCCTCGCGCATCGTTGCCGCCTTCGGAGGCGGAGCCTCGACCGTCGGCGTGTTTTTTGAAAAGGAACCCGTGGAGAAAAAGACCGCCTCGGCTGGATGGTACAACTCCGCTGCGTTCGAAGAAGCCGCGCTCAAGGAAGGGCTCTACGCCAAGAGCTTCAATGGCGATGCCTTCTCCAACGAGATGAAGCAAAAGGTGATCGAGACGATCAAGACCGACCTCGGCCAGATCGACATGATCGTCTACAGCCTCGCCTCCCCGCGTCGCACCGATCCGGTTACCGGCGAGGTCTTCAAGTCCGTGCTCAAGCCGACGGGCGAGACTTTCACCAACAAGAATCTCAATACCGACAAGAAGGAGATCGAGACCGTCTCCATCGACCCCGCCTCTCCGGAGGAGATCGCCCACACGGTGAAGGTGATGGGGGGCGAGGACTGGCAGCTCTGGATCGATGCCCTGGAAAACGCCGGAGCGCTCGCAGAGGGGTTTAAGACGGTTGCATACTCGTACATCGGGCCTGAACTGACCTGGGCCATCTACACCGACGGCACCATCGGTCGAGCCAAGCTCGACCTGGAAAAGACCGCCCGCGACATTAACGGCAAGTTCGGGGCGGGCACCGCGCTCGTTTCCGTGAACAAGGCGCTCGTCACGCAGGCGAGCTCCGCGATTCCGGTCGTGCCGCTCTACATCTCGATCCTCTACAAGGTGATGAAAGCCAAGGGACTTCACGAGGGCTGCATCGAGCAGATCGAGCGTCTCTTTGCCGATCACTATTGCGCTCCGGAAGGGCCCAAGCTCGACGACGCGGGACGCATCCGCATCGACGACTGGGAAATGCGCGAAGACGTGCAGGCTGAGGTTCGCGACGCGTGGAAAGACGTCTCGACCGAGACGATTGATGCCGCGACGGATTTCGCCGGATACCAGAAGGAGTTTTACCGCCTCTTCGGCTTCGGCCTCTCTGGCGTGGATTACGCGGCGGACGTCGATCCGATCCGCAAGATCCCGAGCCTCGGGTAA
- a CDS encoding ABC transporter substrate-binding protein/permease: MLRLLASILLCTAALATAQESAPQPVLRWAADPDSNAPYTFYDSSNKLTGFEYEIINAIAQRMGRKAEFIQNDWDGLIPGLGRGMYDVVICGIEITPDKAGEVLFSNPYYVTFEQLVDRKGTPPITSLDQLSGKQIGTLDQTAALAMLEKTPGVEAKTYDEEINAYQDTANGRLFGVLLDYPIAKYYAAPNPNLQFSGPPFGQIVYGIAIKKGNTQLQQELNAALQQVIESGEMRDILSRWGLWTPTVAGAFGQPEEPSLPDTSYKAFVASHSEHASLSTKLQQYWNYWPLLLNAAILTIEISLVGMALAIAVGFTLALMRVFGPWPLRWLATLYIEIVRGTPLLIQLLFIFYGLSQLGTVLGHPELNIKLSPFIAGVLGLGLNYAAYEAENYRAGLLAIPKGQMEAARALGMTHFQGLRFVVIPQSFRLVLPPVTNDFISLLKDSSLVSMVTLVELTGAYQRIATQTFDFFGPGILVAIIYLLIGLPFVRLARYTEQTLAVDQRRPGQKPGIVPGFIKIGKASR; this comes from the coding sequence ATGCTTCGCCTCCTCGCCTCCATCCTGCTCTGCACCGCGGCACTCGCCACCGCCCAGGAATCCGCCCCGCAGCCCGTCCTGCGCTGGGCCGCCGATCCCGACAGCAACGCGCCGTATACCTTTTACGACTCGAGCAACAAGCTCACCGGCTTCGAGTACGAGATCATCAACGCCATCGCCCAGCGCATGGGTCGCAAGGCCGAGTTTATCCAGAACGACTGGGATGGCCTCATCCCGGGCCTCGGACGCGGCATGTACGACGTCGTGATCTGCGGTATCGAGATCACCCCGGACAAGGCGGGTGAGGTGCTTTTCAGTAATCCGTACTACGTCACCTTTGAGCAGTTGGTCGACCGCAAGGGCACACCTCCCATTACTTCGCTCGACCAGCTCTCCGGCAAGCAAATCGGCACACTCGACCAGACTGCGGCCCTGGCCATGCTGGAGAAAACCCCGGGAGTCGAGGCCAAGACCTACGACGAGGAAATCAATGCCTATCAGGACACCGCCAACGGGCGGCTCTTTGGCGTGCTCCTGGACTACCCCATCGCCAAATACTACGCCGCTCCAAATCCCAACCTTCAGTTCAGCGGTCCGCCCTTCGGTCAGATCGTCTACGGCATCGCGATCAAGAAGGGCAACACCCAGCTCCAGCAGGAGCTCAACGCCGCCCTCCAGCAGGTCATCGAGAGTGGCGAGATGCGCGACATCCTATCCCGCTGGGGTCTTTGGACTCCGACCGTCGCGGGAGCCTTCGGCCAGCCCGAGGAGCCCTCACTGCCCGATACATCCTACAAGGCTTTCGTCGCGTCCCACAGCGAACACGCCAGCCTCTCGACCAAGCTCCAGCAGTACTGGAACTACTGGCCGCTCCTCCTCAATGCCGCCATCCTCACGATTGAAATCTCGCTCGTCGGCATGGCACTCGCGATCGCGGTCGGTTTCACCCTGGCCCTCATGCGCGTCTTCGGCCCCTGGCCGCTGCGCTGGCTGGCCACGCTCTACATCGAGATCGTGCGCGGCACTCCGCTCCTCATCCAGCTTCTCTTTATCTTTTACGGCCTGTCCCAGCTCGGCACTGTCCTCGGGCATCCCGAACTCAACATCAAACTCTCCCCCTTCATCGCGGGCGTGCTCGGTCTCGGCCTGAACTATGCCGCCTATGAGGCCGAAAACTACCGCGCTGGATTGCTCGCCATCCCGAAGGGACAGATGGAGGCTGCTCGCGCGCTCGGCATGACGCACTTTCAGGGTTTGCGCTTCGTCGTGATTCCGCAGTCCTTCCGGCTGGTACTCCCGCCGGTTACGAATGACTTCATCTCGCTCCTGAAAGATTCATCGCTTGTGTCGATGGTAACGCTGGTGGAGCTGACTGGCGCGTATCAACGAATCGCCACCCAGACCTTCGACTTCTTTGGCCCCGGCATCCTTGTGGCGATCATCTATCTCTTGATCGGCCTGCCCTTCGTGCGGCTCGCCCGGTACACCGAGCAGACCCTCGCCGTTGACCAGCGTCGACCGGGCCAGAAGCCAGGCATCGTTCCCGGCTTCATCAAGATCGGCAAAGCCTCCCGCTAA